A DNA window from Jaculus jaculus isolate mJacJac1 chromosome 1, mJacJac1.mat.Y.cur, whole genome shotgun sequence contains the following coding sequences:
- the LOC123453224 gene encoding aldehyde dehydrogenase family 3 member B2-like, which yields MAVKGAGLEPTLSMDPDPHEDTVRRLREAFSSGKTRPAEFRAAQLQALGRLLSERKQQLQDALARDLHKSAFESDMSEIILCQNEVNLALKNLHTWMKDEPAATNLFTKLGSAFTRKEPFGLVLIISPWNYPVNLSLMPLVGAIAAGNCVILKPSEISKGTEKVLAELLPQYLDQSCFAVVLGGPQETGKLLEHKFDHIFFTGSPRVGKIIMAAAAKHLTPVTLELGGKNPCYVDDNCDPQTVANRVAWFRYFNTGQTCVAPDYVLCSPEMQERLLPALQSAITRFYGNDPQTSPNLGRIINQKHFKRLQGLLGCGRVAIGGQTDERDCYIAPTVLVDVQETEPVMQEEIFGPILPLVTVRSLDEAINFINRREKPLALYAFSNSSQVVNHVLECTSSGGFGGNDGFLYLTLPSLPFGGVGNSGMGRYHGKFSFDTFSHHRACLLRSSGMEKLNEIRYPPYGPWSEQLISWAMGSQSCTLL from the exons ATGGCCGTCAAAGGTGCAGGCTTGGAGCCCACGCTGAG CATGGATCCCGACCCCCACGAGGACACCGTGCGGCGGCTGCGCGAGGCCTTCAGCTCCGGGAAGACGCGGCCGGCCGAGTTCCGGGCGGCGCAGCTCCAGGCGCTGGGCCGCTTGCTGAGCGAGCGCAAGCAGCAGCTGCAGGACGCGCTGGCCCGGGACCTGCACAAG TCCGCCTTCGAGTCAGACATGAGTGAGATCATCTTGTGCCAGAACGAGGTGAACCTGGCCCTTAAGAACCTGCACACCTGGATGAAGGATGAACCAGCAGCCACCAATTTG TTCACAAAGCTGGGCTCAGCTTTCACCCGGAAGGAGCCCTTTGGCCTGGTACTCATCATCTCGCCCTGGAACTACCCGGTGAACCTGTCCCTGATGCCCCTGGTGGGAGCCATCGCTGCAG GGAACTGTGTGATACTGAAGCCATCAGAAATAAGCAAGGGCACAGAGAAGGTGCTGGCTGAGCTGCTGCCCCAGTACCTAGATCAG AGTTGCTTTGCCGTGGTGCTGGGTGGACCTCAGGAGACTGGGAAGCTTCTGGAACACAAATTTGACCATATCTTCTTCACGG GGAGCCCTCGTGTAGGTAAGATCATCATGGCTGCCGCTGCCAAGCACCTCACACCTGTGACCCTGGAACTGGGGGGAAAGAACCCCTGCTATGTGGATGACAACTGTGACCCCCAGACTGTGGCCAACCGCGTGGCCTGGTTCCGCTACTTTAACACCGGCCAGACCTGCGTGGCCCCCGATTATGTCCTGTGCAGCCCTGAGATGCAGGAGCGGCTGCTGCCCGCCCTGCAGAGTGCCATCACCCGCTTCTATGGCAATGACCCCCAGACCTCCCCCAACCTGGGTCGCATCATTAACCAGAAACATTTCAAGCGGCTTCAGGGACTGCTGGGCTGTGGCCGCGTGGCCATCGGTGGCCAGACTGACGAGCGTGACTGCTACATCG CGCCCACGGTGCTGGTGGACGTGCAGGAGACGGAGCCCGTGATGCAGGAGGAGATCTTCGGGCCCATCCTGCCCCTGGTGACCGTGAGGAGCCTGGACGAGGCCATCAACTTCATCAACCGCCGGGAGAAGCCGCTGGCACTGTACGCCTTCTCCAACAGCAGCCAG GTGGTGAATCACGTGCTTGAATGCACAAGCAGTGGTGGCTTCGGAGGCAACGACGGCTTCCTCTACCTGACGCTGCCGTCCCTGCCCTTTGGGGGAGTTG GCAACAGTGGGATGGGCAGATACCATGGAAAGTTCTCCTTCGACACCTTCTCCCACCACCGTGCCTGCCTGCTGCGCAGTTCCGGGATGGAGAAACTCAATGAGATCCGCTACCCACCCTATGGCCCCTGGAGTGAGCAGCTGATAAGCTGGGCCATGGGCTCCCAGAGCTGTACCCTCCTGTGA